The Caproicibacterium lactatifermentans genome contains a region encoding:
- a CDS encoding pyrimidine-nucleoside phosphorylase encodes MRMYDIIAKKRDGGTLTQEEIQYFITGYVNGDIPDYQASAFLMAIYLRGMSAAETAQLTLAMAHSGDMVDLSAISGIKVDKHSTGGVGDKTTLIVAPVAASLGVRVAKMSGRGLGHTGGTIDKLESIPGLSTALSQKRFFEIVQEVGCCVVGQTGNLVPADKKMYALRDVTATVSSIPLIASSIMSKKIAAGADRILLDVKTGSGAFMKTKEDSIRLAEAMVQIGEHVGRRTVALITDMDRPLGRCIGNALEIKEVCQTLHGEGPDDLTTVCQELAANMLYLAGKGEPDVCRKMAREQMSNGAGFRKFEEMAAAQGGDISVLENPDRFPKAGASYTVAAEQDGWMTAMDTEKCGITAVELGAGREKKGEAIDHSAGIVLQKKTGDRVQRGEPIAVLYAATDEKCRAAAELFRSAVVISSQKPTAVPLIHARVTADGVEKFA; translated from the coding sequence ATGCGCATGTATGATATTATCGCAAAAAAACGCGACGGCGGCACACTGACACAAGAAGAAATTCAGTATTTTATTACAGGTTATGTAAACGGAGACATTCCGGATTATCAGGCCAGCGCGTTTCTAATGGCGATTTATCTGCGCGGCATGTCAGCAGCGGAAACCGCACAACTGACACTGGCCATGGCACATTCCGGTGATATGGTGGACCTGTCTGCTATTTCGGGCATTAAGGTAGATAAACATTCCACCGGCGGTGTAGGGGATAAAACTACCCTGATTGTTGCACCGGTGGCTGCCTCTTTGGGTGTGCGGGTTGCTAAGATGAGCGGACGCGGTTTGGGGCATACAGGCGGCACCATTGATAAACTGGAGTCCATTCCCGGCCTGTCCACGGCGCTGAGTCAGAAACGCTTTTTTGAGATTGTACAGGAAGTGGGCTGCTGTGTTGTCGGACAGACCGGAAACCTGGTGCCGGCGGACAAAAAGATGTATGCCCTGCGGGACGTAACTGCTACCGTCAGTTCTATTCCGCTGATTGCCTCCAGTATTATGAGTAAAAAGATAGCGGCGGGCGCGGACCGGATTCTGCTGGACGTCAAAACCGGCAGCGGTGCCTTTATGAAAACCAAGGAGGACTCCATTCGTCTTGCGGAGGCAATGGTGCAGATTGGTGAACACGTTGGCCGCAGGACAGTTGCGCTCATTACCGATATGGACCGTCCGCTTGGCAGATGTATTGGCAATGCACTGGAAATAAAAGAAGTCTGTCAGACACTGCACGGCGAGGGCCCGGATGACCTGACGACTGTTTGTCAGGAGCTGGCGGCCAATATGCTGTATCTTGCCGGAAAAGGCGAACCGGACGTCTGCCGCAAAATGGCACGGGAACAAATGAGCAACGGCGCAGGCTTTCGTAAATTTGAGGAAATGGCTGCCGCGCAGGGCGGAGATATTTCTGTGTTGGAAAACCCGGACCGTTTCCCCAAGGCTGGAGCATCGTATACCGTTGCAGCGGAACAGGATGGCTGGATGACCGCCATGGATACAGAAAAGTGCGGCATTACGGCGGTTGAGCTGGGTGCCGGACGTGAAAAGAAAGGGGAAGCCATTGACCACAGCGCCGGTATTGTGCTGCAGAAAAAAACCGGCGACCGTGTGCAGCGCGGGGAGCCGATTGCTGTCCTATATGCCGCGACGGACGAAAAGTGCCGTGCAGCTGCGGAGCTTTTCCGCAGCGCGGTTGTAATTAGCAGCCAGAAGCCGACCGCGGTTCCGTTGATTCATGCGAGAGTAACAGCGGATGGTGTAGAAAAATTTGCCTAA
- a CDS encoding ABC transporter permease, giving the protein MLNNISLLVGITLMYSAPLIFGALAGVISERSGVVNLGIEGMMTVGAFVGAAVGYFSGNAWIGFLAAGIAGAAFALLHAIAAVTFKADQTISGIALNLIGPGLALFLCRLCFSGATMSQPVPHKLPKILGDAQENTVAQNLNLDITVVLALATMLIMWFVLYRTKWGLRIRSVGEHPAAADTLGISVDRTRYICVLVSGMLAGLGGASMTLAVIQQFTPTAISGHGFIALAAVIFGKWTPQGAYGACLLFGFAEALSVFLGLKNVPIPTEVLAMLPYILSIVVLVLFVGRSVAPKADGLPYEKGTR; this is encoded by the coding sequence ATGCTAAATAACATTTCCTTATTGGTAGGAATTACCCTGATGTATTCGGCACCGCTGATTTTTGGTGCTTTGGCGGGTGTCATTTCCGAACGCTCCGGCGTGGTCAACCTCGGTATTGAGGGCATGATGACCGTTGGTGCCTTTGTGGGTGCGGCAGTTGGCTATTTTTCTGGAAACGCGTGGATTGGGTTTCTGGCGGCTGGGATTGCGGGCGCGGCTTTTGCGCTGCTTCATGCCATTGCAGCAGTTACGTTTAAAGCGGACCAGACCATTTCTGGCATTGCGCTGAATTTGATTGGACCCGGGCTGGCGCTGTTCCTGTGCCGCCTGTGTTTCTCCGGTGCGACTATGAGCCAGCCAGTTCCGCACAAGCTGCCGAAAATTTTGGGCGACGCACAGGAAAATACCGTCGCACAGAACCTGAACCTTGACATTACGGTTGTGCTGGCGCTGGCAACTATGCTGATTATGTGGTTTGTGCTGTACCGCACAAAGTGGGGTCTGCGTATTCGTTCTGTCGGTGAGCATCCGGCGGCGGCGGATACGCTGGGTATCAGCGTAGACCGTACACGCTACATTTGTGTCCTTGTTTCCGGTATGCTGGCCGGTTTGGGCGGCGCTTCTATGACACTGGCCGTTATCCAGCAGTTTACACCAACCGCTATCAGCGGCCATGGCTTTATTGCACTGGCCGCAGTGATTTTCGGCAAATGGACACCGCAGGGTGCCTATGGTGCCTGCCTGCTGTTCGGCTTTGCCGAAGCGCTGTCGGTGTTCCTTGGTTTAAAGAATGTGCCGATTCCAACCGAAGTGCTGGCAATGCTGCCTTATATTTTAAGCATTGTGGTACTGGTCCTGTTTGTCGGCCGTTCCGTAGCACCGAAGGCAGACGGCCTGCCCTACGAAAAGGGTACACGCTGA
- a CDS encoding DEAD/DEAH box helicase, whose amino-acid sequence MDFQSLQIMPEILKNLKRTGYTEPTPIQQKAIPQVLQKRDLFGCAQTGTGKTAAFAVPILQRLAQAPVSGHPIRALVLTPTRELAIQNYDNFRLYGKGLPLNCCVIYGGVSQNAQVQQLKKGAEILLATPGRLNDLIGQGYIDLSHLEIFVLDEADRMLDMGFIRDVKRVIAQLPAQRQNLMFSATLPKEIRSLVDSILQDPIEISVTPPSTTVDAIAQEVCYVDKNNKGKLLIWALKDPRISSALVFTRTKHGADRVVRDLTRAGITAAAIHGNKSQNARQAALTKFRCHQVRVLVATDIAARGIDIPDISHVFNFDIPEVPETYVHRIGRTARAGSSGTAISFCSIDEKADFKQIEKLIRKKVPEIKEHPYPMQNLVPMSKEERQKKQVKRRAAAQAARNRRMEKAPAQKHSAPKKPEKHTAHQNVHKNGAKGKASAGIDAAKKQNFPKASVPAAKKHSRPVEKSRVPVPKESAHRQVRRDLMKYLPKPLRSRPADQPLKHHL is encoded by the coding sequence ATGGATTTTCAATCACTGCAAATTATGCCCGAAATTCTCAAAAATTTAAAGCGTACCGGTTATACTGAACCTACACCGATTCAGCAGAAAGCCATTCCGCAGGTGCTGCAAAAGCGCGACCTGTTTGGCTGTGCCCAGACAGGCACCGGAAAAACAGCTGCTTTTGCCGTGCCCATTCTGCAAAGATTGGCACAGGCGCCGGTTTCCGGTCACCCTATCCGCGCATTGGTATTAACGCCTACCCGTGAACTGGCCATTCAAAACTACGACAATTTTCGCTTGTACGGAAAGGGACTTCCTTTAAACTGCTGTGTCATTTACGGCGGTGTCAGCCAGAATGCCCAGGTTCAGCAGCTGAAGAAAGGCGCCGAAATTTTGCTGGCCACGCCTGGTCGGCTGAACGACCTGATTGGGCAGGGCTATATCGACCTGTCACACCTGGAGATTTTTGTATTGGATGAGGCGGACCGCATGTTGGATATGGGCTTTATCCGTGACGTGAAGCGGGTGATTGCACAGCTGCCCGCGCAGCGGCAGAACCTGATGTTCAGCGCTACCTTGCCGAAAGAGATTCGTTCACTGGTGGACAGCATCCTGCAGGACCCGATAGAAATCAGTGTAACGCCGCCCTCTACTACAGTAGACGCCATTGCGCAGGAAGTTTGTTATGTCGATAAAAACAACAAGGGCAAGCTGCTGATTTGGGCGTTGAAAGACCCGCGTATTTCTTCGGCACTGGTCTTTACCCGCACCAAACACGGCGCGGACCGTGTGGTGCGTGACCTTACCCGTGCCGGCATTACAGCGGCAGCCATTCACGGAAACAAAAGCCAGAATGCCCGTCAGGCAGCGCTGACCAAGTTCCGCTGCCATCAGGTGCGTGTGCTGGTGGCAACGGATATTGCCGCCCGCGGCATTGATATTCCGGATATTTCGCACGTCTTTAATTTTGATATTCCGGAAGTACCGGAAACGTACGTCCACCGTATTGGCCGTACAGCCCGTGCCGGCAGCAGCGGCACTGCGATTTCTTTTTGCAGCATCGATGAAAAAGCGGATTTCAAACAGATTGAAAAGCTGATTCGGAAAAAAGTGCCGGAGATTAAAGAGCACCCGTATCCCATGCAGAATCTGGTGCCCATGAGTAAAGAGGAGCGCCAAAAGAAGCAGGTGAAACGCCGTGCTGCAGCACAGGCGGCACGCAATCGCCGCATGGAGAAAGCACCTGCACAGAAACACAGTGCGCCCAAAAAGCCGGAGAAACATACAGCACATCAGAACGTCCACAAAAATGGGGCCAAAGGTAAAGCATCTGCTGGCATTGACGCAGCGAAAAAGCAGAACTTTCCGAAGGCATCTGTTCCCGCCGCAAAAAAGCACAGTCGTCCGGTGGAGAAATCACGTGTGCCTGTGCCAAAGGAATCAGCACATCGGCAGGTACGCCGTGACCTGATGAAATATCTGCCGAAACCGCTGCGCAGCCGTCCGGCTGACCAGCCGCTGAAGCATCATCTGTAA
- the deoC gene encoding deoxyribose-phosphate aldolase, producing the protein MDTQKICSMVDHTLLKQDATWAQIQKICDDAMHYHTASVCIPASYVKQAKDYVGDRMAVCTVIGFPNGYTTTAAKVFEAKDALANGADEIDMVINIGWVKDGLYDKVLDEIQQLRKACGNHILKVIIETCLLTEEEKIHMCKVVTESGADFIKTSTGFSEGGATFADVALFRKYVGPQVRIKAAGGIASLADAQKFIELGASRLGTSRIIKILKKQEAQG; encoded by the coding sequence ATGGATACACAAAAAATATGCAGTATGGTGGACCATACCCTGCTGAAACAGGATGCCACTTGGGCACAGATTCAGAAAATCTGTGACGACGCTATGCATTACCACACGGCTTCCGTGTGTATACCGGCAAGCTATGTGAAACAAGCAAAAGATTATGTCGGGGACCGCATGGCGGTTTGTACGGTAATTGGATTTCCAAACGGATACACGACCACAGCAGCCAAAGTTTTTGAGGCGAAGGACGCACTGGCAAACGGCGCGGACGAAATCGATATGGTTATCAACATCGGTTGGGTAAAGGACGGCTTGTATGACAAAGTGCTGGACGAGATTCAGCAGCTTCGCAAAGCCTGCGGCAACCATATCCTGAAAGTGATTATTGAAACCTGCCTTTTGACGGAAGAAGAAAAAATCCATATGTGCAAAGTCGTGACTGAATCCGGCGCTGACTTTATTAAGACCTCTACCGGATTTTCAGAGGGCGGCGCAACCTTTGCAGATGTGGCGCTGTTCCGGAAATATGTTGGCCCACAGGTGCGTATTAAAGCCGCGGGCGGTATTGCATCCCTTGCAGATGCACAGAAATTCATTGAGCTGGGTGCCAGCAGACTTGGCACCAGCCGCATCATTAAAATTCTGAAAAAGCAGGAAGCGCAGGGCTAA